A genomic region of Bacillus solimangrovi contains the following coding sequences:
- the leuD gene encoding 3-isopropylmalate dehydratase small subunit — protein sequence MEPIVVHYGKVAPMPRVNVDTDQIIPKQFLKRVERTGFGKFLFFDWRFNADGSDNDQFELNQLENKGTSILVAGPNFGCGSSREHAPWALQDYGFRVIIAPSFADIFYNNCLKNGILPIRLDEQHVKELQNKATVSNYKLKVDLQEQKVVDDSGFESTFVIDGYWKEMLLNGWDEIDVTLNYEQQISVFEANR from the coding sequence ATGGAACCAATTGTAGTCCATTATGGAAAGGTGGCACCGATGCCACGAGTTAATGTCGATACAGATCAAATCATCCCAAAACAATTTTTAAAGCGTGTGGAACGGACGGGGTTTGGGAAGTTTTTATTTTTTGATTGGAGATTTAATGCAGATGGAAGTGATAATGACCAATTTGAATTGAATCAGTTAGAAAACAAAGGTACATCTATATTAGTAGCGGGTCCAAATTTTGGGTGTGGTTCTTCTCGTGAACATGCACCATGGGCACTACAAGATTATGGGTTTAGAGTCATCATTGCGCCATCATTTGCTGATATTTTTTATAATAATTGTTTGAAAAATGGTATTCTACCAATTCGTTTAGATGAACAACATGTGAAAGAGTTACAAAACAAGGCAACAGTTTCTAACTATAAACTTAAAGTTGATTTGCAAGAACAGAAGGTTGTGGATGATAGCGGATTTGAAAGCACGTTCGTAATAGATGGATATTGGAAAGAGATGCTACTTAATGGTTGGGATGAAATTGATGTTACATTAAATTATGAACAACAGATTTCTGTCTTTGAAGCAAACCGTTAA
- the leuC gene encoding 3-isopropylmalate dehydratase large subunit, protein MSKPKTIIEKIWDKHTVTVEEGKPTLLYIDLHLVHEVTSPQAFEGLRLKNRKLRRPDLTFATMDHNVPTADRYNIQDPIAKKQIETLSDNCEQFGVEIADLNSPDQGIVHVIGPELGLTQPGKTIVCGDSHTSTHGAFGALAFGIGTSEVEHVLATQTLWQLKPKTMQVKVTGKLQAGVTAKDVILAVIGKHGVDFGTGYVIEYTGDVIRSMSMEQRMTICNMSIEGGAKAGLISPDDITFDYLRGRKHVPQGEEFDKAVKEWESLSTDDGAQYDRVIELKGEDIEPQVTWGTNPSMCVAINDVVPSPNDYSSETDQVATKQALEYMKLEAGTPISEIEIQHVFIGSCTNSRISDLRAAAKIVKGRNVASHVRALVVPGSQKIKLQAEQEGLDKVFIEAGFDWRESGCSMCLGMNPDTVPEGERCASTSNRNFEGRQGKGARTHLVSPEMAAAAAIEGRFVDVRKYEQQYV, encoded by the coding sequence GTGTCAAAACCTAAAACAATTATTGAGAAAATTTGGGATAAACATACTGTGACAGTAGAAGAGGGAAAACCTACACTGTTATATATAGATTTACATCTCGTGCACGAAGTGACATCTCCACAAGCATTTGAAGGTTTGCGTCTTAAGAATCGAAAATTGAGACGACCAGACCTTACATTTGCAACAATGGACCATAATGTTCCGACAGCTGATCGGTATAATATTCAAGATCCAATTGCAAAGAAACAAATTGAAACATTGAGTGATAACTGTGAGCAATTTGGTGTTGAAATTGCAGATTTGAACAGTCCAGACCAAGGGATTGTTCATGTAATTGGTCCTGAACTCGGTTTAACACAGCCAGGCAAAACGATTGTTTGTGGTGACAGTCACACGTCTACTCATGGAGCATTTGGTGCATTAGCGTTTGGTATCGGTACGAGTGAAGTTGAACACGTACTTGCAACGCAGACACTTTGGCAATTGAAACCAAAGACTATGCAAGTTAAAGTGACCGGTAAGTTACAAGCAGGAGTGACAGCGAAGGATGTAATTCTAGCTGTAATTGGGAAACACGGTGTAGATTTCGGTACAGGTTATGTAATTGAATATACTGGTGATGTAATTAGAAGCATGAGTATGGAACAACGAATGACAATTTGTAACATGTCCATTGAAGGTGGAGCTAAAGCAGGATTAATTAGCCCTGACGATATTACTTTTGATTATCTTCGAGGTCGTAAACATGTGCCACAAGGAGAAGAATTCGATAAAGCCGTTAAAGAGTGGGAATCTCTATCAACGGATGATGGTGCTCAATATGACAGGGTTATCGAGCTAAAAGGAGAAGACATTGAACCACAAGTCACATGGGGAACGAATCCATCTATGTGTGTGGCAATCAATGATGTTGTTCCATCTCCAAATGATTATTCATCAGAAACAGATCAAGTGGCAACGAAACAAGCGCTTGAATATATGAAATTAGAGGCAGGTACACCAATAAGTGAAATTGAAATACAACATGTATTTATTGGATCATGTACGAACTCACGAATTAGTGATCTACGTGCTGCTGCAAAAATTGTAAAAGGGAGAAATGTTGCTTCTCATGTACGTGCACTTGTAGTACCTGGATCACAAAAAATCAAGCTTCAAGCTGAGCAAGAGGGATTAGATAAAGTCTTCATTGAAGCCGGTTTCGATTGGAGAGAGTCTGGTTGTAGTATGTGTTTAGGAATGAACCCTGATACTGTTCCAGAAGGTGAACGATGTGCTTCAACGTCAAACAGAAACTTTGAAGGACGACAAGGAAAAGGTGCACGTACACATTTGGTTAGTCCTGAAATGGCGGCTGCTGCAGCAATTGAAGGACGTTTTGTTGACGTACGAAAATACGAACAACAATATGTTTAA
- the leuB gene encoding 3-isopropylmalate dehydrogenase, producing the protein MKKQIAILPGDGIGKEIISSAITVLNEIANLFDHDFSYEYARIGGEAIDIDGTPLPEETIKVCKESDAILLGAVGGPKWDNNPPDLRPEKGLLGIRKSLQLFANLRPVIAFDSLSDASTLKPSVLNGTDLMIVRELTGGIYFGQPSERRKAKSGEEIAVDTLYYSREEIERIVRKGFELAALRRRKLTSVDKANVLESSRMWREIVDEIAHEYPGVEVSHMLVDNAAMQLIRNPKQFDVIVTENMFGDILSDEAAMLTGSLGMLSSASLSANGPGLYEPAHGSAPDIAGQNKANPLATLLSVAMMLKYSFGMNNEGSLIEKSIECVLEEGYRTADLADHSELILSTDEMTNKVIETITILHKSTKMSAN; encoded by the coding sequence ATGAAGAAACAAATCGCAATTTTGCCTGGAGATGGAATAGGGAAAGAGATTATTTCTAGTGCTATCACTGTACTTAATGAAATTGCTAACCTGTTCGATCATGACTTCTCTTATGAGTATGCAAGAATTGGTGGAGAAGCGATTGATATAGACGGCACTCCACTTCCTGAAGAAACGATAAAAGTTTGTAAGGAAAGTGATGCTATTTTACTTGGTGCAGTAGGTGGACCAAAGTGGGATAATAATCCTCCGGATCTAAGACCAGAAAAAGGTTTGTTGGGAATTAGAAAGTCTTTACAATTATTTGCGAACCTTCGTCCAGTAATAGCATTTGATAGTTTGAGTGATGCTTCAACGCTGAAACCGTCTGTCCTTAACGGGACTGATCTTATGATCGTTCGTGAGTTAACAGGTGGCATTTATTTTGGTCAGCCTAGTGAACGACGAAAAGCTAAAAGCGGTGAAGAGATAGCTGTTGATACACTTTATTATTCTAGGGAAGAAATTGAACGAATTGTTCGCAAGGGCTTCGAACTTGCAGCACTACGACGTCGTAAGTTGACTTCTGTTGATAAAGCGAACGTATTAGAATCAAGCCGTATGTGGAGAGAAATTGTAGATGAAATCGCTCATGAGTATCCAGGAGTAGAAGTAAGTCATATGCTTGTCGATAACGCTGCGATGCAACTTATACGTAATCCGAAGCAATTTGATGTTATTGTAACAGAGAACATGTTTGGAGATATTTTAAGTGATGAAGCTGCGATGCTTACAGGTTCACTAGGAATGTTATCATCAGCGAGTTTATCTGCAAATGGACCTGGATTATATGAACCAGCTCATGGTTCAGCACCAGACATTGCAGGTCAAAATAAAGCGAATCCACTAGCTACATTGCTTTCTGTTGCTATGATGTTGAAATATTCTTTTGGAATGAATAATGAAGGAAGTTTAATAGAGAAATCAATTGAATGTGTTCTTGAAGAAGGTTATCGTACTGCCGATCTAGCGGATCATTCTGAACTTATACTTTCTACAGATGAAATGACAAATAAGGTTATTGAAACAATAACAATATTACACAAATCCACAAAGATGTCAGCCAATTAA